The following coding sequences lie in one Rutidosis leptorrhynchoides isolate AG116_Rl617_1_P2 chromosome 4, CSIRO_AGI_Rlap_v1, whole genome shotgun sequence genomic window:
- the LOC139841717 gene encoding uncharacterized mitochondrial protein AtMg00810-like translates to MVDEFKDVMQKRFKMSSLSTISFFLWLQVDQIEKCIFLHQTKYVADIFSWFKMEDERVAKNPLSVNHGITPEIQGEKFNQTLYQAIIGSLMYLTASRPNIMFATCLCARYQANPNANLMLAAKKIMIYLKGAPSLGLWYPRKDEFELTTYSDYDYGKCKRDFKSTSGSCQFLDSRLISWQCKKQTAVA, encoded by the coding sequence ATGGTAGATGAATTTAAAGATGTTATGCAGAAAAGATTCAAGATGAGTTCACTGAGTACCATTAGTTTCTTTTTATGGCTGCAGGTTGATCAAATAGAAAAATGCATCTTTCTACATCAAACAAAGTATGTAGCTGACATCTTTAGCTGGTTCAAGATGGAAGATGAACGAGTTGCTAAGAATCCTctatcggtgaatcacgggattacgCCAGAAATTCAAGGAGAGAAATTCAACCAGACCTTATATCAAGCTATAATTGGTTCcttaatgtatcttacagcttcaCGCCCTAATATCATGTTCGCAACTTgcttgtgtgctcgttatcaagcgaATCCGAATGCGAATCTTATGTTAGCTGCAAAGAAGATCATGATATATCTCAAGGGGGCTCCTAGTTTGGGCTTATGGTATCCACGAAAGGATGAGTTTGAGTTAACAACTTATAGTGATTATGACTATGGTAAATGTAAAAGAGATTTCAAATCTACCTCTGGTAGTTGTCAGTTTCTTGATAGCAGGTTAATAAGTTGGCAGTGTAAGAAACAAACTGCTGTTGCATAA